In Bradyrhizobium guangdongense, the sequence GCCTGCATTACCTCGCCAATGCCGCGACGGAAGCCTATGAGGGTGGTCGCACCAAGGTGGCGCAGTTCATCAACGCGCCCCGTACGGAAGAAGTGATCTTCACCCGCAATGCCACCGAGGCGATCAACCTGGTCGCCTCGTCCTGGGGCGGGCCGAACATCGGGAAGGGCGACGAGATCGTCCTTTCGATCATGGAGCACCACTCCAACATCGTGCCCTGGCATTTCCTCAGGGAGCGCCAGGGCGCCGTGATCAAGTGGGCGCCCGTCGACGACGAGGGCAATTTCCTCATCGACGAGTTCGAGAAGCTGCTGACCTTGAAGACGAAGCTGGTCGCGATCACGCAGATGTCGAACGCGCTCGGCACCATCGTCCCGGTCAAGGATGTCGTGAAGATCGCCCACGCGCGCGGCATTCCCGTGCTGGTCGACGGCAGCCAGGGTGCGGTGCATCTGCCGGTCGATGTCCAGGACATCGGCTGCGACTTCTACGTCTTCACCGGGCACAAGGTGTACGGTCCGACCGGCATCGGCGTGCTCTGGGCCAAGTACGATCACCTCGTCGCAATGCGCCCCTATAATGGCGGCGGCGAGATGATCCGCGAGGTCTCGCGCGAGATTGTCACCTATGGCGATCCTCCGCACAAATTCGAGGCGGGCACGCCCGCGATCGTCGAAGCGGTAGGTCTTGGTGCCGCCATCGACTACGTCAATTCGATCGGCAAGGAGCGCATCGCCGCGCACGAGCACGATCTCACGGCCTATGCCCAGGATCGCCTGCGCGAGAT encodes:
- a CDS encoding cysteine desulfurase, whose product is MSTHPAVENGAYDVARVRQDFPALAMQVYGKKLVYLDNAASAQKPSAVLERMTQAYTSEYANVHRGLHYLANAATEAYEGGRTKVAQFINAPRTEEVIFTRNATEAINLVASSWGGPNIGKGDEIVLSIMEHHSNIVPWHFLRERQGAVIKWAPVDDEGNFLIDEFEKLLTLKTKLVAITQMSNALGTIVPVKDVVKIAHARGIPVLVDGSQGAVHLPVDVQDIGCDFYVFTGHKVYGPTGIGVLWAKYDHLVAMRPYNGGGEMIREVSREIVTYGDPPHKFEAGTPAIVEAVGLGAAIDYVNSIGKERIAAHEHDLTAYAQDRLREINSLRLIGTARGKGPVISFELKGAHAHDVATVIDRQGIAVRAGTHCVMPLLERFNVTATCRASFGMYNTREEVDHLAQALLKARDLFA